CATTATAACTTCCAGTGGTAACTGCATCCCCTGTAGCCCCTGCTCCACTTGGATTATTTCGTAAACTTCCTAAAGCTTCACTATCATTATTCGCACTATTAGGTTCACCTGTAACAATATAGAATTTGTAAGTATATGTACTATGTAACATGCTAAAGgtatgtaaattatatacattatatttatgcactTCGCGGTATAACTGTTGTGCATGATATCAATATAATTTTGAACATATAGTTGAGAATGtatatcttttaaataatgtttaCCTCCAGATGATTCCTGATTTCCATGATGTGAACCTTGTGTTGAGACTTGATGATCTCCCTGATTTTGTGATGGTTGGATTTGTGTATCATGTACCATATTTGAGTGAGGTTTTTTATGGGATTTTTCATCATCTTGTGTCTTTACTGTTTGTACTTGACTTCCTAGATTAGGTATTTCTTGTCCAGTGCCCGCTTCACTTTGAGGAGAACTGTCCCTTTGTAATTCCGTAGAAGTAGATACACTAGCAGGAGAACCTTGAATACCCTGTATCTCCTGACCATTTGTATGAGGGAAAGAGTTTTTATCACTAGAAGTTAAATCACGTGCAcataatgaattatttgcaTCATGATAAGTACTTCTGATATTCTTATCTACAATTATTTCCCTAATATGTGTTTTACAAGTACTTTCTTCAATATAAGATGTTTCACTACTTACCTCACTGCAAGATGTTCCACCAGCAACTACCTGACAAGAGCCACTCTTACCGGGATTATCATTACATGGGGCCTTATCCTTTTTAGCTTCAACATTCGAAACTGCATCACAAGCACCTTTACTGTCACTGTGTGTATTATCAGCAGCTTTAGTAACATCAACTTCACTATGAGAAGCATTTTCAATATTACTTTTAACACTAGGTGCATGGTGAGATGGTGCAGTAGTATCCCCTGCGCCAGCAATACCTACAGAAGAAAGGGATATCATAAAATCATCTGCTCTATAAGTAGCTATATGAGGGGAACTTCTATCACCAGGTTTTTCATTAATAGAAATTTCGCAGCACGATATTCTGTGGTAGAAAACACAGCAATATCTTTATCAACAGAGAGATGATCTTCATCGGTTTGACTGCCAACAGCTTGCCAGTCAAGCGCATTACAATTTAGGGAGTTACTTTTATGTGTATTCCTTTGAGGAGGAATTGTTTCTGGAGTTATTATTTTAGGGTCTTCTACATTCGGTTGTGATGCTCCTTCACCCGCATTTCCTTTTGgttcttttacattttttattacagaGTCTTGATCACTTTTGCAGGATATTTCTGTATcatcttttaatttaataagtTCTATATATTGTGGTGAGATGAAATTACAATTAGTTTTTGCATTACATATCCGATAAAAAGAttttatatgttcattatCAACTAAGTTAGGATATGGAAACCCTTTAGTATA
The sequence above is drawn from the Plasmodium cynomolgi strain B DNA, scaffold: 0546, whole genome shotgun sequence genome and encodes:
- a CDS encoding CYIR protein (putative;~vir-type antigen), with translation QTLDLYECKSLFLEIVGDIQVKIAEFEENKHADVKDECEKLITHILEEKEKHKECYTKGFPYPNLVDNEHIKSFYRICNAKTNCNFISPQYIELIKLKDDTEISCKSDQDSVIKNVKEPKGNAGEGASQPNVEDPKIITPETIPPQRNTHKSNSLNCNALDWQAVGSQTDEDHLSVDKDIAVFSTTEYRAAKFLLMKNLVLLAQGILLHHLTMHLVLKVILKMLLIVKLMLLKLLIIHTVTVKVLVMQFRMLKLKRIRPHVMIIP